Proteins found in one Oncorhynchus mykiss isolate Arlee chromosome 17, USDA_OmykA_1.1, whole genome shotgun sequence genomic segment:
- the LOC110493728 gene encoding aftiphilin isoform X1 → MEPDVIRMYSSSPPPMEDGAEEEDDEFGDFGGFSGVPTSASFTEFDTPATFNQTAALAATSPPELLNNGGVVGLSKLSSSPMGRGPVVKRSNSKSNGVVPGGCQYDCPSERTVNVEELKKLADHTRANNHSTSLDISGRSQTDNIDKPVDCKGAVPEVLTNGFATFEIEGSTSLQNSIHSKKKGTTIECADDCPPRSPEDDFADFSAFSNADVQGVSSKVTNRTSENLDNRNRDERLAEDACQQQRQQVHSNVEQGISSGDIVRDTHIITGSNDIAGSDSLSHPAEARDTGEGLSNGDGGFQRDTANSEQRNVEPDFAHKHSATEVVISEDSAPEEVCSEDSTQEVVCGEDSASKALYVDKPVAQNGVILEQLEEEVEEEKAGVSENRVFPNIDDEDGNGEQTDEKPGSGNETETETETSFGRPLSTDALEEYGDISTTGSVPTPPLQEETATPADHSQLLEDDDDGEDFGDFGDFGDVGSFSGQGFAEFDQPELQLEEQPAPLTQELVDNDFGDFDAPNCHTGGGKAIENEDGGKFTDFPGSDSFADFSSAPVGADPDEDAGWNAFEPEQGQEEGDSWAAFGEEPTTTAPLETGEDEWQESEPVAARPSSSHQISRRDSQSAALCSRLEKLFQEMFPDAPAPQVGVEVVPLKTLLEPPARLQQEEHEMKSGMPDNGDVLWRQLLDIHEAFGLRHQWGGSHSNKTLLCSLGIDIRNILFTGQKKQPVIVPMYAASLGMLEPTKEPVKPISAAEMITSIAQQAPPVAPAEIISTSPPDTAQEALPPVQFDWSSSGLTNPLDASGGSSLLNLDFFGPVEDSGPSSSTSIPGVDPELYELTTAKLEPCGSGSRVADAFARLMSTMEKTSTSTRKPRKEENLSEEALKVIAGLPDLSFMQAKVLMFPTTLTPLGCSSDPDHTPD, encoded by the exons ATGGAGCCGGATGTGATCCGCATGTactcctcctccccacccccaATGGAGGATGGAGCTGAGGAAGAGGACGACGAGTTTGGGGACTTTGGGGGCTTCTCTGGAGTTCCGACCAGCGCCAGCTTCACTGAGTTTGACACCCCAGCGACCTTCAACCAGACCGCAGCCTTGGCCGCCACCTCACCACCAGAACTCCTCAACAATGGAGGGGTGGTTGGGTTGTCAAAACTCAGCTCAAGTCCCATGGGAAGGGGTCCTGTGGTCAAGCGCTCCAATTCCAAGTCAAATGGTGTCGTGCCGGGAGGCTGCCAGTACGACTGTCCTTCAGAGAGAACTGTGAATGTGGAGGAGTTAAAAAAGCTTGCCGACCACACTCGAGCCAATAATCATTCTACCTCCCTGGACATATCTGGGAGGAGTCAGACTGACAACATAGACAAGCCTGTCGATTGCAAAGGTGCGGTCCCGGAAGTTCTGACCAACGGCTTTGCTACTTTTGAAATAGAGGGAAGCACATCTTTGCAGAATTCGATCCACTCTAAAAAGAAAGGAACCACCATAGAGTGTGCAGACGACTGCCCTCCCAGGAGCCCCGAGGACGACTTTGCGGATTTCTCGGCCTTTTCTAACGCAGACGTTCAAGGAGTCTCCAGCAAGGTGACAAACCGCACCAGCGAGAACTTGGACAATCGCAACAGGGACGAACGGCTGGCAGAGGACGCCTGCCAGCAACAGAGGCAGCAGGTGCACTCTAATGTAGAACAGGGAATCAGCTCAGGGGACATTGTCAGGGACACTCACATTATAACTGGATCCAACGACATTGCTGGCTCTGATTCTCTATCGCACCCTGCTGAGGCTCGAGACACTGGCGAAGGCTTGAGCAACGGGGACGGGGGCTTTCAAAGAGACACTGCTAACTCTGAACAAAGGAACGTAGAGCCGGACTTTGCACACAAGCACTCTGCTACTGAGGTGGTTATTAGTGAGGATTCTGCCCCAGAGGAGGTTTGTAGTGAGGATTCTACCCAAGAGGTGGTTTGTGGCGAGGACTCTGCCTCTAAGGCACTTTATGTTGACAAACCGGTTGCCCAGAATGGTGTGATTTTGGAGCAGttggaagaggaggtggaagaagaGAAGGCAGGTGTCAGTGAAAACCGGGTTTTCCCCAATATAGACGATGAAGATGGGAATGGCGAGCAAACAGACGAGAAGCCGGGGTCCGGAAacgaaacagaaacagaaactgaAACGTCTTTCGGCCGACCTCTGTCCACGGATGCCCTTGAGGAGTACGGCGACATCAGCACGACGGGCTCGGTGCCCACGCCGCCGCTCCAAGAGGAGACGGCCACGCCTGCTGACCACAGCCAGCTGCTGGAGGACGACGACGACGGTGAAGACTTTGGTGACTTTGGAGACTTCGGGGATGTGGGCTCTTTTAGCGGACAGGGCTTTGCTGAATTTGACCAGCCAGAGTTGCAACTAGAGGAACAACCTGCACCTCTCACACAGGAACTAGTGGACAACGACTTTGGTGATTTTGACGCCCCCAACTGCCACACTGGTGGTGGGAAGGCAATTGAGAACGAAGATGGGGGGAAGTTTACAGATTTTCCCGGCAGCGACAGTTTTGCCGACTTTAGCTCGGCTCCTGTTGGTGCGGACCCTGATGAGGATGCTGGTTGGAATGCCTTTGAGCCTGAACAGGGTCAAGAGGAGGGCGATTCCTGGGCTGCATTTGGAGAGGAGCCGACCACCACTGCTCCTTTGGAAACGGGTGAAGACGAGTGGCAGGAGAGTGAGCCTGTAGCAGCCCGTCCATCCAGCAGCCATCAGATCAGTAGAAGAGACAGTCAATCT GCGGCGCTTTGCAGTCGGCTAGAGAAGCTTTTTCAGGAAATGTTCCCCGACGCACCTGCCCCGcaggtgggggtggaggtggtCCCTCTCAAAACCCTGCTGGAGCCTCCTGCGAGGTTACAGCAGGAAGAGCATGAAATGAAGAGCGGTATGCCAGACAATGG GGACGTGTTGTGGAGGCAACTGCTGGACATCCACGAGGCGTTTGGCCTGCGACACCAGTGGGGAGGCTCGCACAGCAACAAGACACTACTCTGCTCCCTGGGCATCGACATTAGGAACATT CTGTTCACAGGTCAGAAGAAGCAGCCAGTAATAGTTCCCATGTATGCTGCCAGCCTG GGCATGCTGGAACCCACCAAAGAGCCAGTAAAACCCATATCAGCGGCAGAGATGATCACGTCCATAGCACAACAAGCACCTCCAGTGGCCCCGGCAGAGATCATAAGCACTAGTCCACCAGACACAGCCCAG GAAGCGCTCCCGCCCGTCCAGTTTGACTGGAGCAGCAGTGGCCTTACTAACCCCCTGGACG CGAGCGGAGGCTCGTCTCTGCTCAACCTCGATTTCTTTGGGCCCGTGGAGGACTCTGGCCCAAGCAGCTCCACCTCCATCCCAG GTGTGGACCCGGAGCTGTACGAGCTAACAACTGCTAAACTGGAACCCTGTGGCTCTGGGAGTCGTGTGGCTGACGCCTTCGCCCGCCTTATGTCTACTATGGAGAAGACCAGCACCTCTACCAG AAAGCCCCGTAAAGAAGAGAACCTAAGTGAGGAGGCATTGAAGGTGATTGCAGGGTTACCAGACCTGTCCTTCATGCAGGCCAAGGTGCTGATGTTCCCCACCACGTTAACCCCCCTGGGCTGCTCCTCTGACCCTGACCACACACCTGACTga
- the LOC110493728 gene encoding aftiphilin isoform X2 yields the protein MEPDVIRMYSSSPPPMEDGAEEEDDEFGDFGGFSGVPTSASFTEFDTPATFNQTAALAATSPPELLNNGGVVGLSKLSSSPMGRGPVVKRSNSKSNGVVPGGCQYDCPSERTVNVEELKKLADHTRANNHSTSLDISGRSQTDNIDKPVDCKGAVPEVLTNGFATFEIEGSTSLQNSIHSKKKGTTIECADDCPPRSPEDDFADFSAFSNADVQGVSSKVTNRTSENLDNRNRDERLAEDACQQQRQQVHSNVEQGISSGDIVRDTHIITGSNDIAGSDSLSHPAEARDTGEGLSNGDGGFQRDTANSEQRNVEPDFAHKHSATEVVISEDSAPEEVCSEDSTQEVVCGEDSASKALYVDKPVAQNGVILEQLEEEVEEEKAGVSENRVFPNIDDEDGNGEQTDEKPGSGNETETETETSFGRPLSTDALEEYGDISTTGSVPTPPLQEETATPADHSQLLEDDDDGEDFGDFGDFGDVGSFSGQGFAEFDQPELQLEEQPAPLTQELVDNDFGDFDAPNCHTGGGKAIENEDGGKFTDFPGSDSFADFSSAPVGADPDEDAGWNAFEPEQGQEEGDSWAAFGEEPTTTAPLETGEDEWQESEPVAARPSSSHQISRRDSQSAALCSRLEKLFQEMFPDAPAPQVGVEVVPLKTLLEPPARLQQEEHEMKSGMPDNGDVLWRQLLDIHEAFGLRHQWGGSHSNKTLLCSLGIDIRNILFTGQKKQPVIVPMYAASLGMLEPTKEPVKPISAAEMITSIAQQAPPVAPAEIISTSPPDTAQEALPPVQFDWSSSGLTNPLDGVDPELYELTTAKLEPCGSGSRVADAFARLMSTMEKTSTSTRKPRKEENLSEEALKVIAGLPDLSFMQAKVLMFPTTLTPLGCSSDPDHTPD from the exons ATGGAGCCGGATGTGATCCGCATGTactcctcctccccacccccaATGGAGGATGGAGCTGAGGAAGAGGACGACGAGTTTGGGGACTTTGGGGGCTTCTCTGGAGTTCCGACCAGCGCCAGCTTCACTGAGTTTGACACCCCAGCGACCTTCAACCAGACCGCAGCCTTGGCCGCCACCTCACCACCAGAACTCCTCAACAATGGAGGGGTGGTTGGGTTGTCAAAACTCAGCTCAAGTCCCATGGGAAGGGGTCCTGTGGTCAAGCGCTCCAATTCCAAGTCAAATGGTGTCGTGCCGGGAGGCTGCCAGTACGACTGTCCTTCAGAGAGAACTGTGAATGTGGAGGAGTTAAAAAAGCTTGCCGACCACACTCGAGCCAATAATCATTCTACCTCCCTGGACATATCTGGGAGGAGTCAGACTGACAACATAGACAAGCCTGTCGATTGCAAAGGTGCGGTCCCGGAAGTTCTGACCAACGGCTTTGCTACTTTTGAAATAGAGGGAAGCACATCTTTGCAGAATTCGATCCACTCTAAAAAGAAAGGAACCACCATAGAGTGTGCAGACGACTGCCCTCCCAGGAGCCCCGAGGACGACTTTGCGGATTTCTCGGCCTTTTCTAACGCAGACGTTCAAGGAGTCTCCAGCAAGGTGACAAACCGCACCAGCGAGAACTTGGACAATCGCAACAGGGACGAACGGCTGGCAGAGGACGCCTGCCAGCAACAGAGGCAGCAGGTGCACTCTAATGTAGAACAGGGAATCAGCTCAGGGGACATTGTCAGGGACACTCACATTATAACTGGATCCAACGACATTGCTGGCTCTGATTCTCTATCGCACCCTGCTGAGGCTCGAGACACTGGCGAAGGCTTGAGCAACGGGGACGGGGGCTTTCAAAGAGACACTGCTAACTCTGAACAAAGGAACGTAGAGCCGGACTTTGCACACAAGCACTCTGCTACTGAGGTGGTTATTAGTGAGGATTCTGCCCCAGAGGAGGTTTGTAGTGAGGATTCTACCCAAGAGGTGGTTTGTGGCGAGGACTCTGCCTCTAAGGCACTTTATGTTGACAAACCGGTTGCCCAGAATGGTGTGATTTTGGAGCAGttggaagaggaggtggaagaagaGAAGGCAGGTGTCAGTGAAAACCGGGTTTTCCCCAATATAGACGATGAAGATGGGAATGGCGAGCAAACAGACGAGAAGCCGGGGTCCGGAAacgaaacagaaacagaaactgaAACGTCTTTCGGCCGACCTCTGTCCACGGATGCCCTTGAGGAGTACGGCGACATCAGCACGACGGGCTCGGTGCCCACGCCGCCGCTCCAAGAGGAGACGGCCACGCCTGCTGACCACAGCCAGCTGCTGGAGGACGACGACGACGGTGAAGACTTTGGTGACTTTGGAGACTTCGGGGATGTGGGCTCTTTTAGCGGACAGGGCTTTGCTGAATTTGACCAGCCAGAGTTGCAACTAGAGGAACAACCTGCACCTCTCACACAGGAACTAGTGGACAACGACTTTGGTGATTTTGACGCCCCCAACTGCCACACTGGTGGTGGGAAGGCAATTGAGAACGAAGATGGGGGGAAGTTTACAGATTTTCCCGGCAGCGACAGTTTTGCCGACTTTAGCTCGGCTCCTGTTGGTGCGGACCCTGATGAGGATGCTGGTTGGAATGCCTTTGAGCCTGAACAGGGTCAAGAGGAGGGCGATTCCTGGGCTGCATTTGGAGAGGAGCCGACCACCACTGCTCCTTTGGAAACGGGTGAAGACGAGTGGCAGGAGAGTGAGCCTGTAGCAGCCCGTCCATCCAGCAGCCATCAGATCAGTAGAAGAGACAGTCAATCT GCGGCGCTTTGCAGTCGGCTAGAGAAGCTTTTTCAGGAAATGTTCCCCGACGCACCTGCCCCGcaggtgggggtggaggtggtCCCTCTCAAAACCCTGCTGGAGCCTCCTGCGAGGTTACAGCAGGAAGAGCATGAAATGAAGAGCGGTATGCCAGACAATGG GGACGTGTTGTGGAGGCAACTGCTGGACATCCACGAGGCGTTTGGCCTGCGACACCAGTGGGGAGGCTCGCACAGCAACAAGACACTACTCTGCTCCCTGGGCATCGACATTAGGAACATT CTGTTCACAGGTCAGAAGAAGCAGCCAGTAATAGTTCCCATGTATGCTGCCAGCCTG GGCATGCTGGAACCCACCAAAGAGCCAGTAAAACCCATATCAGCGGCAGAGATGATCACGTCCATAGCACAACAAGCACCTCCAGTGGCCCCGGCAGAGATCATAAGCACTAGTCCACCAGACACAGCCCAG GAAGCGCTCCCGCCCGTCCAGTTTGACTGGAGCAGCAGTGGCCTTACTAACCCCCTGGACG GTGTGGACCCGGAGCTGTACGAGCTAACAACTGCTAAACTGGAACCCTGTGGCTCTGGGAGTCGTGTGGCTGACGCCTTCGCCCGCCTTATGTCTACTATGGAGAAGACCAGCACCTCTACCAG AAAGCCCCGTAAAGAAGAGAACCTAAGTGAGGAGGCATTGAAGGTGATTGCAGGGTTACCAGACCTGTCCTTCATGCAGGCCAAGGTGCTGATGTTCCCCACCACGTTAACCCCCCTGGGCTGCTCCTCTGACCCTGACCACACACCTGACTga
- the LOC110493729 gene encoding SERTA domain-containing protein 2 — MLGNGVKRKLDEDGLEEGKALLTSAARAAGSHSRINYTLQRQTVLNISLMKLYGPARTPATEPALQRRVLINNVIRRIHHEFKEEGGAGLRALFFAVPPPAPNITEDEGYHEAPSSTFSGVLSPPLSPLSSLDSGLTPASLLEDDPPLFFALPPSSPHPLGHHPLSPRPSAPPPPPAKDSFSSALEEIEELCPIAVTTSTTSSLPLSPPPSPQPPPSLPAGMDMKEEGRTYNPKDKESLLLDDGQAAKNVLADPPSAPADLSPSSGGFLTDFALDDILFTDIDTSMYDFNPPCGASSVPPNLGVSKTTPMVTADDLVKTLSSYSGGGVGSPPLAQNQPFKMDLAELDHIMEVLVGS, encoded by the coding sequence ATGTTGGGTAACGGTGTGAAGCGCAAACTGGATGAGGACGGCCTGGAGGAGGGCAAGGCGCTCCTCACGTCAGCGGCCAGGGCCGCGGGCAGCCACTCCAGGATTAACTACACACTGCAGCGCCAGACGGTGCTAAACATCTCCCTGATGAAGCTATATGGGCCGGCGCGGACGCCCGCCACCGAGCCTGCCCTGCAGCGCCGCGTGCTCATCAACAACGTCATCCGCCGCATCCACCACGAGTTCAAAGAGGAAGGAGGCGCGGGGCTGCGCGCACTCTTCTTCGCCGTCCCGCCGCCGGCGCCGAACATCACCGAGGACGAGGGCTACCATGAAGCTCCGTCATCCACGTTCAGCGGCGTCCTCTCCCCGCCCCTCTCGCCGCTGTCGTCGCTGGATTCTGGTTTGACCCCGGCCTCGCTCCTGGAGGACGACCCACCACTGTTCTTCGCCTTGCCGCCGTCCTCACCCCACCCCCTGGGTCACCACCCTCTCTCGCCGAGACCGTCAGCGCCTCCCCCACCACCCGCCAAGGACAGCTTCTCCTCAGCTTTGGAGGAGATCGAGGAGCTGTGCCCCATCGCAGTGACAACCTCTACTACCTCCTCCCTACCTTTGTCTCCTCCACCTTCACCCCAGCCCCCACCCTCTCTACCAGCAGGGATGGACAtgaaagaggaagggaggacaTACAACCCAAAGGACAAGGAGTCGCTCTTGCTGGACGATGGTCAGGCTGCAAAAAACGTGTTGGCAGACCCGCCCAGCGCCCCAGCAGACTTGTCGCCCTCCTCCGGTGGCTTCCTCACTGACTTTGCTCTGGATGACATTCTATTCACGGACATCGACACCTCCATGTATGACTTTAACCCCCCCTGCGGCGCCTCTTCAGTACCGCCGAACTTGGGGGTGTCCAAAACGACCCCCATGGTCACTGCAGACGACCTGGTCAAGACTCTGTCCAGTTACAGCGGGGGAGGGGTGGGCTCTCCCCCTCTGGCTCAAAACCAGCCCTTCAAAATGGACCTGGCTGAGCTCGACCACATTATGGAAGTCCTGGTGGGGTCTTGA